The genomic region GAAGCCGATGCCCATAAGGGCATCTCCCTTGCCTTTCATTACCGTCCGCACATCGGCAAAGTCGATGTTGATTTCACCGGGTTCGGTAATAAGTTCCGAAATACCCTGCACGCCCATATACAGCACTTCATCAGCCATCAGGAAAGCCTGTTTGATCGGTGTATTGTTCTCCACTACATTGAGCAGATATTGGTTGGGTATGATAATCAACGTGTCTACCTGGGCACGGAGCTTCTCTATGCCCTGCTCGGCAAGCTGCATTTTCTTCTTGCCCTCAAATGCAAAGGGAGTAGTGACGACGCCGACCGTCAGTGCATTGGCACTCTTGGCAACCTCAGCGACTACAGGAGCCGCTCCGGTCCCAGTTCCGCCGCCCATGCCGGCAGTGACAAAGACCATGTCACAGTTCTCGACTTCTGCACGAATATCCTCTTTGCTTTCGATGGCAGCTTTTTCGCCTATCTCAGGAATGCCGCCGGCTCCCAGCCCTTCGGTCAGAGCCTTTCCCAATGTCAGACGTGTCTGTGCATTGGATCGTTGCAGTGCCTGCATATCGGTATTCATTGCGACAAAGTTCACCTTCTTCAATCCACTGGCTATCATACGGTTGACCGCATTGCCACCGGCTCCGCCTACTCCGATGACCTTGATGGTAGTCTCAACCGCCTGCTCGCCGGATATCATATCCTGCACTTCAAACATTCCTACATCCATAGCTACTCATTTCCTTATCATAGTCAAAATATCGATCTGAAAAAGTTCGAGACCTTCCGTACCACACCGCCATCTTTCTTGCCCTTCCTCCGTGGAACATCGGAAGAGGATTCCAGATGCTTTTTGGTATTGCTTTTCAAAAGCCCCAGGACAGTCGTGTACTGAGGGCTGATATAATTCCTGTCAAGACCACCGATGGCTTCAGGGAATCCTACCCTGCAAGGCATCCTGAAGATTTCCGTAGCAAGATCGGCAATACCGGACATCATGGCACCGCCGCCGACAAGGACGACGCCGCCGCCGATATTCCCTAGGTCAGGGACACTGCGCAACTTGTTCTGCAACCGGGAAAATATCTCAGCCATACGGGCTTCGATGATCTTCGACAGTTCCCGCTTCGGCAATCTGATCGCAGGCAAATTGCCCGCCTGGGGAATGAGGACCATTTCATCACTGGAAACCGAGGGAACGTAACAATGCCCATACTCAAGCTTCAGTTGCTCTGCAATGGCCTTCGTCTTGCCCAAGATCTGTGCAATGTCCTCAGTTACGGATTCCCCTCCAAGGTTTACTCCTCCGGTATACATGGGAGTACCGCCACTGTAGACGATCATGTCTGTGGTACCGGCACCGATGTTGATCAGGATAGTACCCATCTCCTTGTCTTCCGAAGACAAAGTTACATCCGCATCGGCAAGGCTCTGCAGCGTCGTCCGAAGTACATCCAGGCCAAGACGCTGCACACATTTCCTATGAGTCTGGCAAAGCACTGAACTGGCAGTTACCACAAGGACCTTCGTCTCAAGTCGATGGCCGAGCATGTCGATGGGGTCTTTGATACCACTCCTCCCATCTATCTTGAAATCCTGTACCAGAGAATGGATGATCTCACGGTCACTGGGCAATGCAAAGGCCCGTGCGACTTCCATACTTCTGAATACATCTTCTTTTTTGATTTCCTGATCAGGGTCACTGATGCTGACGACACCCTGGCTCATGATTCCCTGTACGGATTCTCCGCCGACTCCGATTATGACATCGTTGATCTCAGTCCCTGCAAGCATCTGGGCTTCATTTATAACGCTGTTGATTGATCTGACGGCACTTTCTATGTTGATGATCGTCCCATGCAGGACACCTTCGCTGGCTCTTTCGCAGATGCTGTCTACCATCAGCTGGTCATCCCTACCGACCGATCCAATGACGCACCTGACCGTCTCAGACCCGATATCCAGCCCCATCATCATCTTTTCTCCAGCCAACTTAGCACCCTCCCAATTTGCCGCTTCTTACTACAAGGGCATCATGGTATATATATATTTCCCTGTCATGCTTCCCGTTCTGCAAGCCAAGTCCAAGGATTCTTCGGACAGCCTTTTCCAGATTCGGTAGGTCAGCTTCCTGACGAATGGATATTTGTGTAAAACCATCAGCCAGGGTCAAAGTATACAAAGCAGACCCATAGTTGATATTATTATCGCATTTCAGGCTGCATATCAAGTAAGAAGTTTCATTTATCCTCATAACCATACGTATTGCCTCTTCAAGACCAGACATTCTATCCCCTGTATCCAAAAGCTTTGCAAATGTCGGAGTAAGGACAACTTCAAGACCCAGGCCAGCGGCATACCTTCCATCGCCTTTGCCGATACGTACGATTCCTTCTCCGTTCATGACACCCCAGACCGTTCCATCGGTAACAAGGTGAGCAAATACAGGCTGCTTTTCAAGCACGATCCTCAGCACATTGCCACTGAAAGTACTACCGGCAACCATTGCAACGAAAGGACTGTCCGCAAACCGGCTGATATTTCCTTCCAGCAACTGTAGGGGATAACTGTGTCTTCCAAGATGATTTGCCTCATCAATCAGGCTCACGGGCAAAGCAGTATCCTGCTTACCTTGCCATGATATCTCGACTGTCTTGATCTGGAAGGGAGGAAAGAAAAACAGAAAACAGAGCAGGATAGCCAATGCTATCAGCAGGACAAGAGCCAACAGGATACTTTTTTTCATAAGGCACCTTCTGTTTCCCGCAACCCCTTGAGGATGAACGAAGATTCAAAGATGACGATAAGCAGGTTGGTACCGCCTTGGCTGAAAAAAGGAAGCGGAATTCCCGTAGGTGGCAGAAGGCCCGTGCAGACCATCAGGTTGACCAGTGCCTGGAACACGACCATCAGGGTTACTCCCAGAAGAAAGCGGGAAAAAAACAAATTCTCATTGTCAGCTTCCCGGCTTGAGGCCTTGAGACCGAAGTAAGCATAGCAAAGGAACAAGAAGCAGACAAACGCTATCCCGATCAAACCAGTTTCTTCACCTA from Spirochaetia bacterium harbors:
- the ftsZ gene encoding cell division protein FtsZ — translated: MDVGMFEVQDMISGEQAVETTIKVIGVGGAGGNAVNRMIASGLKKVNFVAMNTDMQALQRSNAQTRLTLGKALTEGLGAGGIPEIGEKAAIESKEDIRAEVENCDMVFVTAGMGGGTGTGAAPVVAEVAKSANALTVGVVTTPFAFEGKKKMQLAEQGIEKLRAQVDTLIIIPNQYLLNVVENNTPIKQAFLMADEVLYMGVQGISELITEPGEINIDFADVRTVMKGKGDALMGIGFGEGANRAVDAARQAISNPLLANASIQGAKSVLVNLAGSDSLTIQEYQDVVELITEKCAEDALIIAGQSFNSELGDKVKVTVVATGFEAGPESVGEHLFPSATAEKTKKGVETTSDESAEKKEKETGEDGEKKAPSGVETITVNRWQDLQQRIGAQANGGEQDDYNIPAVLRYQKVDKK
- the ftsA gene encoding cell division protein FtsA; this translates as MAGEKMMMGLDIGSETVRCVIGSVGRDDQLMVDSICERASEGVLHGTIINIESAVRSINSVINEAQMLAGTEINDVIIGVGGESVQGIMSQGVVSISDPDQEIKKEDVFRSMEVARAFALPSDREIIHSLVQDFKIDGRSGIKDPIDMLGHRLETKVLVVTASSVLCQTHRKCVQRLGLDVLRTTLQSLADADVTLSSEDKEMGTILINIGAGTTDMIVYSGGTPMYTGGVNLGGESVTEDIAQILGKTKAIAEQLKLEYGHCYVPSVSSDEMVLIPQAGNLPAIRLPKRELSKIIEARMAEIFSRLQNKLRSVPDLGNIGGGVVLVGGGAMMSGIADLATEIFRMPCRVGFPEAIGGLDRNYISPQYTTVLGLLKSNTKKHLESSSDVPRRKGKKDGGVVRKVSNFFRSIF